From the Daucus carota subsp. sativus chromosome 8, DH1 v3.0, whole genome shotgun sequence genome, one window contains:
- the LOC108198214 gene encoding beta-bisabolene synthase-like: MALRALFSTFLVTAPPRMSLPFRSTPSDTFSIKPVQCVMNKTNPKTTNLDQGSKICKAGGLKYQFQEDLKQAVDVIYNDSADAWLSDDLYSTALKFRIFRDYGYTVEQDVFQKFRDSTARNFKANLCEDVKGLLSLYEASFFGFQGEDIIDQAKAFSTTHLNSALKGKVSPEMAGKVNHALDMPVHWKLPRVEARWYIDTYEQEHNMNQDLLKLAKLDYNIIQSVHQKEVSKLASWWMDMGLDKMAFARDRLVEHYFWCNGMAPDPQYSAYRDMGTKILCLITTIDDVYDIYGSLEELELFTDYVTRWDITEIDKLPKNIKTVLLAMFNTTNEIGYWTLKERNFNIIPYMRKQVSHLSRLAFNGCISVKLFLKKQKWYNSAYKPKTDEYIQNAPVSIGAPVALFCAYFLTAEKITVEALDYIDKLPSIIWCPSLVVRLTNDLGTSSDEMERGDNMKAIQCYMNDTGSSEEVARNYVEHLVHETWKILNKDLLGSYPFGEPFITANANLARTTQTFYQYGDGHGKPQHWTKDHLKSLLVEPFTLSQ, encoded by the exons ATGGCTCTTCGAGCTTTGTTTTCAACCTTCCTCGTTACTGCACCTCCACGCATGTCTCTTCCTTTTAGAAGCACACCTTCTGATACTTTTTCTATTAAACCAGTTCAATGTGTTATGAACAAGACCAACCCTAAAACAACTAACTTAGATCAAG GAAGCAAAATATGTAAAGCAGGTGGATTAAAGTATCAATTTCAGGAAGATCTAAAGCAAGCTGTTGATGTTATTTATAATGACAGCGCTGATGCATGGTTGAGTGATGATCTCTACTCAACAGCTCTAAAATTCAGGATTTTTCGGGATTATGGATACACGGTGGAGCAAG ATGTATTTCAGAAGTTCAGAGATAGCACGGCACGTAACTTCAAGGCAAATCTGTGTGAGGATGTGAAGGGTTTGCTCAGCTTGTATGAAGCCTCTTTCTTTGGTTTCCAAGGTGAAGATATCATCGATCAAGCCAAGGCCTTTTCAACAACACACTTAAATAGTGCTTTAAAGGGGAAAGTTTCCCCGGAAATGGCAGGAAAAGTGAACCATGCCTTAGATATGCCAGTGCACTGGAAATTACCAAGGGTTGAGGCTAGATGGTACATCGATACGTATGAGCAAGAACATAATATGAACCAGGATTTGCTGAAGTTGGCCAAGTTGGATTACAACATCATCCAATCAGTTCATCAAAAAGAAGTCAGCAAACTAGCAAG TTGGTGGATGGACATGGGTTTGGACAAGATGGCATTTGCTAGGGACAGGTTAGTAGAACATTATTTCTGGTGCAATGGAATGGCTCCGGATCCCCAATACAGTGCTTACCGAGACATGGGAACCAAAATACTTTGCTTGATAACAACCATTGATGATGTTTACGACATATATGGCTCTTTAGAAGAGCTGGAGCTCTTTACAGATTATGTTACCAG ATGGGATATTACTGAAATTGACAAGCTCCCAAAGAACATAAAGACTGTTCTTCTTGCAATGTTTAACACCACCAATGAAATAGGATACTGGACACTGAAAGAGCGAAACTTTAACATCATTCCTTATATGAGAAAACAAGTCAGTCATTTATCACGTTTAGCTTTTAA TGGGTGTATTTCTGTGAAGCTATTCTTAAAGAAGCAAAAGTGGTATAACTCAGCATACAAGCCCAAAACCGACGAATATATTCAAAATGCCCCAGTTTCAATTGGGGCTCCGGTGGCATTATTCTGTGCTTACTTCCTAACTGCAGAGAAGATAACTGTGGAGGCATTGGATTACATTGACAAGCTTCCAAGTATCATATGGTGCCCTTCTCTTGTTGTGAGACTTACGAACGATTTAGGAACATCATCT GATGAGATGGAACGAGGAGATAATATGAAGGCGATCCAGTGTTACATGAATGACACTGGATCAAGTGAAGAAGTGGCTAGAAACTATGTCGAACATTTAGTACATGAGACGTGGAAGATTCTCAATAAAGATTTGCTAGGAAGCTATCCTTTCGGTGAACCATTTATCACAGCCAATGCAAATCTTGCCCGAACCACTCAAACCTTTTATCAGTACGGAGATGGACATGGCAAACCACAACACTGGACCAAGGATCATTTAAAATCGTTGTTGGTCGAACCCTTCACTCTTAGCCAGTGA